A window of Glycine soja cultivar W05 chromosome 2, ASM419377v2, whole genome shotgun sequence genomic DNA:
GTGTCTCGGTGCTTAACCGGTTCACTCACCTTGACACAGACAATGATGGCCTTCTCTCGTATGCAGAGATGTTGAAGGAGCTCCAAAGCCTGAGGGTGTTGGAAACCCACTTCGGTATTGATGTGGAGCCAGACCCGGATGAGCTTGCTCGTGTTTATGAAGCCTTGTTCCTACAATTCGATCACAACTTGAATGGCACGATTGATCTggaagaattcaacaaggaaacaaagcaGATGATGCTTGCCATGGCAGATGGATTGGGTTTCTTGCCAGTTCAGATGGTCTTGGAAGAAGACAGCATCCTCAAAAAAGCTGTTGAAAGGGAGTCCAACAAAGTGTCTGCTTAAGTACTACTTCACTCAAGAAGCTTGTCATTCACAAAGTTCTGCTagtaatgtaatattttaatgtcctggttttattattactgttTCCAGTAAAACGACTTACACTggtttttgttataaattccTCATGGTCATGGCGTGAACTAATCTTACTGACTTTTTTACATatccaaaaaggaaaaattgaaattatgacTGTCTAAATCCAAAAGCCCcattaatactattttttttttcacaccctATTTCTTACACTAGTCTGTTATCTCTTCTCTTccattctcttttctttctaagTTTATACATTGACTTGGTGTACAGATATTATTTTCCTATTAGTACTTTggttattatttgaatttccgAATAGGCTGCAATAAGGAATTTAACATGCTACGCAAACGTTAGATTCCCCGTAACAACCCGATAAGCAATATCCACCAACATCTAAAGCATCATCAATATGATTTTCGCATACCATGGAGGAATTTTAGTTTCTTCTAGAAATAATGGTCTATGGGTTATCCATGCTCTATCCATCAAATTACTACGATACTCCCTAAGTTACAAGAACATATACATCTCAGGAGCCTTAATGAAGGAGAGAATTCCTTCACCAAACAACTCAAACAATGATACCAGGGTACGTCCTGAGTTAAGCTCGTCCTTCCAAACCTGGGTGAGAGCAGCAGATGTCTTCAATGCCTGAGTATCACCCCTCTTACCTCTAAGTTCGCCATCTAAAGTAGTCTCATTTTTCATCTgtgcagaagatgatgatgTGCCAATTATTGAATCAGCTGAAGAAGCTTGAGTCCCTGCCTCCTCTTGCTTATGAACTGGTGAGAAATTCATTAGGTCCACACCAACCTCACCATCGGTAGCAGCTTTTTTCAAAGGTGGCTGCTGTTCCAATTGATCAGGGCTTGCCTTGCGTTTATCTTAACAATCAATCATGCAAAGAAGTCAGTATAGAAACAAATCATGGAGGTACAAAGCTGATAATTGATACTCAGGAATGACAAAACTACAGACCAGACATGTGAAAGTCTCAACTGGACCACTGCAAACTCTAttaaataatcataatattgatcaataaaataaaaccattgGAAAGTTAGTGCTTCCTAGTACGTCAGTTATTATGAATTTCTTAAGAAAATAAGAACCAAGTAACAGAACTTGTAACTGCTGCAAGAGTATCTGAATTTTGAACGTAAGTGGTCTGAAAGCATTACTTCTGTACAAGAATATTTAGATGAGATCTTAGTATAGAAACATCATTACCAGCTTGTTTACTAGTTCATCGCCATATTCCTGGTCAAATGGCCAGTTACTTTTAATGAAAAGATTTCATAATTTCTtttcataaacataaaaatttatcattattcaattatttagaACTGTTAgactaaagtgaacaaaaaatTACTGATATTTGATAGACAAATACTTCTAAGTGTATTTATTGCAGGATACAAGATGTAGACCATTCACAACTCAAACAAAATTTCACACAGATGAATATTCTAAAAAGCTATTGAGATTACCGGATTTTAGGTACAGAGGCAGGAATGGAGATAAAAGAGAATGAAACACTAattaatataaagtataaactttGCTGTATTACAATGTATTGACGTGTTGGTTACGCTCATAAAACCTAGAGCACTAGCCCATATTATTAatcctatttataattataatcccATCTAACTAGGGGAACAAATCAGGAAAAGATAAGCAAATTTGGTAAACAATCCAAAGAGACAATGAGGAAATAGGAAGAAGTGTCGTCCCTCCTATGATCAGGTTAAAGAAATGATACTTAGACATTTCATGAACATTAGACCAGTATTTTCTTGGGTAATGAGGAAAATACTCACGAGTTGAAGAAGTAAGAACTTTTGAATTGGTCTTCCAGACAGCATGAAGAGGAGGAGATGGAAAAGTTGGGAAAATCTTTAGTCGATCATATATACACTGACCTGCAGCACGCTGAGTGATACATACAATTATCAGAACAACCATATTATACTGAGCAACTGAGACTGACATTCTTCAGTTGTAAAATCACCTATTTTTTACTAACAAGTGTCTATATGTGACAGCATATCTTACCAGCAAGGCTCCATAAACCCTCCAAGCTTCATgcctttttaattcatttttttgctTCTCAAGAAGCATCTCTGGTTCAAGAAGTTGCATATATGTTTCAAGGTTCGGCAGCAAAAGAAGGCGAACCTACTTCCAGTGTAACAAGAAACATTAAAACATATCACAGCCTCATATGTAAGCATCAAACATAACTTGAGTCAAACTAAGAAATACATCATATACCATGCaaggctttttttttaaaattagtcatTTAAACCCCAAAGTTCCAAATCTCACTTCTATTCAATTTTGTCCTCAAGATATGATTATATATGAATAAACATCAAGCAAGAAGCACCTTTATTTTTCCCCAAACCAAGACTTTAACTAAGGTCTCAACTCTCAAGATGCTTCACAAGTTCAGAATATTGAAAAAATACGAAATAGCATGTTCTTCCCACAGTAAACATGGGAACCTAAAGATAAGATGATGAAAAACATATATAGCCATTGCATTGGGAAGTTATCAACTTAACCAACAAAAGTACATTATAGGCTGAAATCAAAGCCTTAAGGTTTAAATCAATCAATTTCAATTAgtgataattgataaaaaatgattaagaaaTAGGTTGAGCTTAAAGGATCAAATCTGTTAAGTCAGCTAAATACAAAGTTAACTTCTTTTCCCGTCTTCCCTCTGACCCAAGAGCAACCTCTTCCTTCAATTCACCTCCAACAATTTTTTGtatgaaaaaaattttaatCTGCTCTTTCTGATGCCATGCAAGACAGCATTCTACTATACACATTGCAGGGTTATATTCCAAGTTCCAACATAGAATAA
This region includes:
- the LOC114385175 gene encoding uncharacterized protein LOC114385175 — its product is MSVEILDGATIVNFLEDEEALSVSVLNRFTHLDTDNDGLLSYAEMLKELQSLRVLETHFGIDVEPDPDELARVYEALFLQFDHNLNGTIDLEEFNKETKQMMLAMADGLGFLPVQMVLEEDSILKKAVERESNKVSA